One window of the Stigmatella aurantiaca genome contains the following:
- a CDS encoding HAMP domain-containing protein, translating to MRTQKNPVRKVSAKAKMVESTSDSLDTRQLLRVLAAVQKGDFTVRMPVDTVGVAGKVADTLNDIIDLNERMAKEFERIGTMVGKEGRITQRATVASAVGSWADCVESVNMLVADLIQPTTEMGRVIGAVAKGDLSQTMALEVDGRPLKGEFLRTARLVNGMVEQLGSFASEVTRVAREVGTEGKLGGQAKVKGVAGTWKDLTDNVNSMASNLTSQVRNIAEVTTAVARGDLSKKITVDVRGEILELKNTINTMVDQLSSFASEVTRVAREVGTEGKLGGQAVVKGVGGTWKDLTDNVNSMASNLTAQVRNIAEVTTAVANGDLSQKITVDVRGEILELKNTINTMVDQLSSFASEVTRVAREVGTEGKLGGQAVVKGVAGTWKDLTDNVNSMASNLTAQVRNIAEVTTAVANGDLSKKITVDVQGEILELKNTINTMVDQLSSFASEVTRVAREVGTEGKLGGQAVVKGVGGTWKDLTDNVNSMASNLTAQVRNIAEVTTAVANGDLSKKITVDVRGEILELKNTINTMVDQLSSFASEVTRVAREVGTEGKLGGQAVVKGVGGTWKDLTDNVNSMASNLTAQVRNIAEVTTAVANGDLSKKITVDVRGEILELKNTINTMVDQLSSFASEVTRVAREVGTEGKLGGQAIVRGVGGTWKDLTDNVNSMASNLTSQVRNIAEVTTAVARGDLSKKITVDVRGEILELKNTINTMVDQLSSFASEVTRVAREVGTEGKLGGQAVVKGVGGTWKDLTDNVNSMASNLTAQVRNIAEVTTAVANGDLSKKITVDVRGEILELKNTINTMVDQLSSFASEVTRVAREVGTEGKLGGQAVVKGVAGTWKDLTDNVNSMASNLTAQVRNIAEVTTAVANGDLSKKITVDVQGEIAELKNTINTMVDQLSSFASEVTRVAREVGTEGKLGGQAVVKGVAGTWKDLTDNVNSMATNLTTQVRGIAKVVTAVANGDLKRKLVVDAKGEIAELADTINGMIDTLAVFADQVTTVAREVGIEGKLGGQARVPGTAGIWRDLTDNVNQLAANLTTQVRAIAEVATAVTKGDLTRFITVSAQGEVAALKDNINEMIRNLKDTTRKNTEQDWLKTNLAKFTRVLQGQRDLLTVSKVILSELAPLVDAQHGVFYISERIEGDQVLKLLASYAYRERKGLANAFKLGEGLVGQCALEKEPILLSDIPDSYIRISSGLGEEVPRNIVVLPVLFEGDIKAVIELASFHKFSEVHLGFLEQLTESIGIVLNTIAANMRTEALLKQSQALTDELRKQQEELTETNKRLEQQANSLQQSEELLKRQQEELRRTNEELQEKAKLLSEQKNEVERKNLEVEQAKRALEEKAEQLSLTSKYKSEFLANMSHELRTPLNSLLILSQTLSENTDGNLTGRQVEFARTIHASGADLLELINDILDLSKIESGTMAVDVGPLRFNDLREFVERTFRQVADKKTLQFDISLEGTLPGEVQTDSKRLQQVLKNLLSNAFKFTESGQVTLSIQRARGGWAADHPILRTAPTVVAFVVHDTGIGIPKDKHQIIFEAFQQADGSTARKYGGTGLGLSISREIARLLGGEIRLESEVGRGSTFTLYLPLKYVAPRPAENVPSTTMARVAANVQALPPPVPEAPAPQMDAGHHREIEDDSASILPGDAVLLAVTHTQDHAARLRAAAQGVGFKLLVSSESESALEMARNARPVAIAVDLDLPDMAGWVVLDRLKHDASTRALPVYTVSGTDHRERSLNLGALGHLLASADPEAAAQALRELRDFVDRKGRSLLIVEDDDVHRQTLVELLGSEEVHTVAVGTAAQAREAIAGRRFDCMVLDLGLPDVPGSDFLRSLHAEHGSATPPAIVYTGRELTRAQETELRRVAEAIVVKDAQSPERLLEETSLFLHRAPAQLSEPKRRMLEKAREKDPLLMGRKVLVVDDDVRNIFALNTVLERYGMKVAFAESGTEGIALLEKDAEVELVLMDVMMPEMDGYQAMRAIRHMDRFAHLPILALTAKAMKGDREKCLEAGASDYITKPVDIEKLLSLLRVWLHVPRGAVRPARPEVPG from the coding sequence ATGCGTACCCAGAAGAACCCGGTCCGGAAGGTCTCCGCCAAGGCGAAGATGGTGGAGTCCACTTCGGATTCGCTCGACACCCGTCAGCTTCTCCGCGTGCTCGCCGCCGTCCAGAAGGGGGACTTCACCGTCCGCATGCCCGTGGACACGGTGGGGGTCGCCGGCAAGGTCGCCGACACGCTCAACGACATCATCGATCTCAACGAGCGCATGGCCAAGGAGTTCGAGCGCATCGGCACCATGGTCGGCAAGGAGGGCCGCATCACCCAGCGCGCCACCGTGGCCAGCGCCGTGGGCTCCTGGGCCGACTGCGTCGAGTCCGTGAACATGCTGGTGGCGGACCTCATCCAGCCGACCACGGAAATGGGACGCGTCATCGGCGCCGTGGCCAAGGGCGACCTCTCCCAGACCATGGCGCTCGAGGTGGATGGCCGCCCCCTCAAGGGCGAGTTCCTCCGCACCGCCCGCCTGGTGAACGGCATGGTGGAGCAGCTGGGCTCCTTCGCCTCGGAAGTGACCCGCGTGGCCCGCGAAGTGGGTACCGAAGGAAAGCTGGGCGGCCAGGCCAAGGTGAAGGGCGTGGCCGGTACGTGGAAGGACCTCACGGACAACGTGAACTCCATGGCCAGCAACCTGACGTCTCAGGTGCGTAACATCGCCGAGGTGACCACCGCCGTGGCCCGTGGTGACCTCTCCAAGAAGATCACCGTGGACGTGCGCGGTGAGATCCTGGAGCTGAAGAACACCATCAACACGATGGTGGACCAGCTGTCGTCCTTCGCCTCCGAAGTGACCCGCGTGGCCCGTGAAGTGGGTACGGAAGGAAAGCTGGGCGGTCAGGCCGTCGTGAAGGGTGTCGGCGGTACGTGGAAGGACCTCACGGACAACGTGAACTCCATGGCCTCCAACCTCACCGCCCAGGTGCGCAACATCGCCGAGGTGACCACGGCCGTGGCCAACGGTGACCTCTCGCAGAAGATCACCGTGGACGTGCGCGGTGAAATCCTGGAGCTGAAGAACACCATCAACACGATGGTGGATCAGCTCTCCTCCTTCGCCTCGGAAGTGACCCGCGTGGCGCGCGAGGTGGGTACGGAAGGAAAGCTGGGTGGCCAGGCCGTCGTGAAGGGAGTGGCCGGTACATGGAAGGACCTCACGGACAACGTGAACTCCATGGCCTCCAACCTCACCGCCCAGGTGCGCAACATCGCCGAAGTCACCACCGCCGTGGCCAACGGTGACCTGTCCAAGAAGATCACCGTGGACGTGCAGGGCGAAATCCTGGAGCTGAAGAACACCATCAACACGATGGTGGACCAGCTCTCCTCCTTCGCTTCCGAAGTGACCCGCGTGGCGCGCGAAGTGGGTACGGAAGGAAAGCTGGGCGGCCAGGCCGTCGTGAAGGGCGTGGGTGGTACGTGGAAGGACCTCACGGACAACGTGAACTCCATGGCCTCCAATCTCACCGCCCAGGTGCGCAACATCGCCGAGGTGACCACGGCCGTTGCGAATGGTGACCTGTCCAAGAAGATCACCGTGGATGTGCGTGGTGAGATCCTGGAGCTGAAGAACACCATCAACACGATGGTGGATCAGCTGTCGTCCTTCGCTTCCGAAGTGACCCGCGTGGCGCGCGAAGTGGGTACGGAAGGAAAGCTGGGCGGCCAGGCCGTCGTGAAGGGCGTGGGTGGTACGTGGAAGGACCTCACGGACAACGTGAACTCCATGGCCTCCAACCTCACCGCTCAGGTGCGCAACATCGCCGAGGTGACCACCGCTGTGGCCAACGGTGACCTGTCCAAGAAGATCACCGTGGATGTGCGCGGCGAGATTCTGGAGCTGAAGAACACCATCAACACGATGGTGGACCAGCTCTCCTCCTTCGCTTCCGAAGTGACGCGCGTCGCTCGTGAAGTGGGTACCGAAGGAAAGCTGGGCGGTCAGGCCATCGTTCGCGGTGTCGGTGGCACGTGGAAGGACCTCACGGACAACGTGAACTCCATGGCCTCCAACCTGACGTCTCAGGTGCGCAACATCGCCGAGGTGACCACCGCCGTGGCCCGTGGCGATCTGTCCAAGAAGATCACCGTGGATGTGCGCGGCGAGATTCTGGAGCTGAAGAACACCATCAACACGATGGTGGACCAGCTGTCGTCCTTCGCTTCCGAAGTGACCCGTGTGGCGCGCGAAGTGGGTACCGAAGGAAAGCTGGGTGGTCAGGCCGTCGTGAAAGGTGTCGGCGGTACGTGGAAGGACCTCACGGACAACGTGAACTCCATGGCCTCCAACCTCACCGCCCAGGTGCGCAACATCGCCGAGGTGACCACGGCCGTTGCGAACGGTGACCTGTCCAAGAAGATCACCGTGGATGTGCGCGGTGAGATCCTGGAGCTGAAGAACACCATCAACACGATGGTGGACCAGCTCTCCTCCTTCGCTTCCGAAGTGACCCGCGTGGCCCGTGAAGTGGGTACGGAAGGAAAGCTGGGTGGTCAGGCCGTCGTGAAGGGTGTGGCCGGTACATGGAAGGACCTCACGGACAACGTGAACTCCATGGCCTCCAACCTGACTGCTCAGGTGCGCAACATCGCGGAAGTCACCACCGCCGTGGCCAACGGTGACCTGTCCAAGAAGATCACCGTGGACGTGCAGGGCGAGATCGCCGAGCTGAAGAACACCATCAACACGATGGTGGACCAGCTCTCCTCCTTCGCCTCCGAAGTGACCCGTGTGGCCCGTGAAGTGGGTACGGAAGGAAAGCTGGGTGGCCAGGCCGTCGTGAAGGGCGTGGCCGGTACGTGGAAGGACCTCACGGACAACGTGAACTCCATGGCCACCAACCTCACCACCCAGGTGCGTGGCATCGCCAAGGTGGTGACCGCCGTCGCCAACGGTGACCTCAAGCGCAAGCTCGTCGTGGATGCCAAGGGGGAAATCGCCGAGCTGGCCGACACCATCAACGGCATGATCGACACCCTGGCCGTGTTCGCCGACCAGGTGACCACGGTGGCCCGCGAGGTGGGTATCGAAGGAAAGCTCGGTGGCCAGGCCCGCGTGCCCGGCACCGCCGGCATCTGGCGCGACCTCACGGACAACGTGAACCAGCTCGCCGCCAACCTCACCACCCAGGTGCGCGCCATCGCCGAGGTCGCCACCGCCGTGACCAAGGGTGACCTCACCCGGTTCATCACCGTGTCCGCCCAGGGCGAAGTGGCTGCCCTCAAGGACAACATCAACGAGATGATCCGCAACCTGAAGGACACCACGCGCAAGAACACCGAGCAGGACTGGCTGAAGACGAACCTCGCCAAGTTCACCCGCGTCCTTCAGGGCCAGCGCGACCTGCTCACCGTCTCCAAGGTCATCCTCTCGGAGCTGGCGCCGCTCGTGGATGCCCAGCACGGCGTCTTCTACATCTCCGAGCGCATCGAGGGAGACCAGGTCCTCAAGCTGCTCGCCTCCTACGCCTACCGCGAGCGCAAGGGCCTGGCCAACGCCTTCAAGCTGGGCGAGGGCCTCGTCGGCCAGTGCGCCCTGGAGAAGGAGCCCATCCTCCTGTCCGACATCCCGGACTCCTACATCCGCATCTCCTCCGGCCTCGGCGAGGAGGTGCCGCGCAACATCGTCGTGCTGCCGGTGCTCTTCGAGGGCGACATCAAGGCCGTCATCGAGCTGGCGAGCTTCCACAAGTTCAGCGAAGTGCACCTGGGCTTCCTGGAGCAGCTCACCGAGTCCATCGGCATCGTGCTCAACACCATCGCCGCCAACATGCGCACCGAGGCGCTGCTCAAGCAGTCCCAGGCGCTCACCGACGAGCTGCGCAAGCAGCAGGAAGAGCTCACCGAGACGAACAAGCGCCTGGAGCAGCAGGCCAACTCCCTCCAGCAGTCCGAGGAGCTCCTCAAGCGTCAGCAGGAGGAGCTGCGCCGCACCAACGAGGAGCTCCAGGAGAAGGCCAAGCTGCTCTCCGAGCAGAAGAACGAGGTGGAGCGCAAGAACCTCGAGGTGGAGCAGGCCAAGCGCGCCCTGGAAGAGAAGGCCGAGCAGCTCAGCCTCACCTCCAAGTACAAGAGCGAGTTCCTCGCCAACATGAGCCACGAGCTGCGCACCCCGCTCAACTCGCTGCTCATCCTCAGCCAGACGCTCAGCGAGAACACCGACGGCAACCTCACCGGCCGCCAGGTGGAGTTCGCCCGCACCATCCACGCCTCCGGCGCCGACCTGCTGGAGCTCATCAACGACATCCTCGACCTGTCGAAGATCGAGTCCGGCACCATGGCCGTGGACGTGGGGCCGCTGCGCTTCAACGACCTGCGCGAGTTCGTGGAGCGCACCTTCCGCCAGGTGGCCGACAAGAAGACGCTCCAGTTCGACATCTCCCTGGAGGGCACGCTGCCCGGCGAGGTGCAGACGGACTCCAAGCGCCTCCAGCAGGTGCTCAAGAACCTGCTGTCCAACGCCTTCAAGTTCACCGAGTCCGGCCAGGTCACCCTCTCCATCCAGCGCGCCCGCGGCGGCTGGGCGGCCGACCACCCCATCCTGCGCACCGCCCCCACCGTGGTGGCCTTCGTGGTGCACGACACGGGCATCGGCATCCCCAAGGACAAGCACCAGATCATCTTCGAGGCCTTCCAGCAGGCCGACGGCTCCACCGCGCGCAAGTACGGCGGCACGGGCCTGGGGCTCTCCATCTCGCGTGAGATCGCCCGGCTGCTCGGAGGAGAGATCCGCCTGGAGAGCGAGGTGGGCCGCGGCAGCACCTTCACCCTCTACCTGCCGCTCAAGTACGTGGCCCCGCGCCCCGCGGAGAATGTCCCCAGCACCACCATGGCGCGCGTGGCCGCCAACGTCCAGGCGCTGCCGCCCCCCGTCCCGGAGGCCCCCGCGCCGCAGATGGATGCCGGCCACCACCGGGAGATCGAGGACGACAGCGCCTCCATCCTCCCCGGGGATGCGGTGCTGCTCGCGGTGACGCACACGCAGGACCACGCGGCGCGGCTGCGCGCGGCGGCCCAGGGCGTGGGCTTCAAGCTGCTCGTGTCCAGCGAGTCCGAGTCCGCGCTGGAGATGGCGCGCAACGCCCGGCCCGTGGCCATCGCCGTGGACCTGGACCTGCCGGACATGGCCGGCTGGGTCGTCCTCGACCGGCTCAAGCACGATGCCTCCACGCGCGCGCTGCCCGTCTACACCGTCTCCGGCACGGACCACCGCGAGCGCTCGCTCAACCTGGGTGCCCTGGGCCACCTGCTCGCCTCCGCCGACCCGGAGGCCGCCGCCCAGGCCCTGCGCGAGCTGCGCGACTTCGTGGACAGGAAGGGCCGCAGCCTCCTCATCGTCGAGGACGATGACGTGCACCGCCAGACGCTCGTGGAGCTGCTGGGCAGCGAGGAGGTGCACACGGTGGCGGTGGGCACCGCCGCGCAGGCCCGGGAAGCCATCGCCGGGCGGCGCTTCGACTGCATGGTGCTGGACCTGGGGCTGCCGGACGTGCCGGGCTCGGACTTCCTGCGCTCGCTCCACGCCGAGCACGGCTCGGCCACCCCGCCGGCCATCGTCTACACGGGCCGCGAGCTGACGCGCGCCCAGGAGACGGAGCTGCGGCGCGTGGCCGAGGCCATCGTCGTCAAGGACGCCCAGAGCCCCGAGCGGCTCCTGGAGGAGACGAGCCTGTTCCTCCACCGCGCCCCCGCGCAGCTCTCCGAGCCCAAGCGCCGCATGCTGGAGAAGGCCCGCGAGAAGGATCCGCTCCTCATGGGCCGCAAGGTGCTCGTGGTGGACGATGATGTGCGCAACATCTTCGCGCTCAACACCGTGCTGGAGCGCTACGGCATGAAGGTGGCCTTCGCCGAGAGCGGCACCGAGGGCATCGCCCTCCTGGAGAAGGACGCCGAGGTGGAGCTGGTCCTCATGGATGTCATGATGCCGGAGATGGACGGCTACCAGGCCATGCGGGCCATCCGCCACATGGATCGCTTCGCCCACCTGCCCATCCTGGCGCTCACCGCCAAGGCGATGAAGGGCGACCGGGAGAAGTGCCTGGAGGCGGGCGCGTCCGACTACATCACCAAGCCGGTGGACATCGAGAAGCTGCTGAGCCTGCTGCGCGTGTGGCTGCACGTGCCGCGCGGCGCCGTCCGCCCCGCGCGCCCGGAGGTTCCGGGGTGA
- a CDS encoding CheR family methyltransferase, with protein MSPPERGSELERLELELLLEAVWRHHGFDLRDHARPLLLRQLRRHLREERMENLSVLQGRVLHHAEALDGLLRALSGPPRPLFDDPGFFRAFRTRVVPVLRTWPSVRVWHAGCGSGEETYALAILLMEEGLWGRCRLYASDSSEGLLADARTGAVPLPDEEEARHYLEAGGRRALSDYYMRDGNWAVFARTLREGIFFTQHNLATDGSFNEFQVVVCRDTLLSYNRALSHRVHQRLYESLSRFGFLCLGRKESVASTPHAAAYEEMEDSGRVFRRVA; from the coding sequence GTGAGCCCCCCGGAGCGGGGCTCCGAGCTGGAGCGGCTCGAGCTGGAGCTGCTCCTGGAGGCCGTGTGGCGCCACCACGGCTTCGACTTGCGCGACCATGCCCGGCCGCTGCTGCTCCGGCAGCTGCGGCGGCACCTGCGCGAGGAGCGGATGGAGAACCTCTCCGTGCTCCAGGGCCGCGTGCTGCACCACGCCGAGGCGCTGGATGGCCTGCTCCGGGCGCTGTCCGGCCCGCCGCGGCCCCTCTTTGACGACCCGGGCTTCTTCCGGGCCTTCCGCACGCGCGTGGTGCCGGTGCTGCGCACCTGGCCCTCCGTGCGCGTGTGGCACGCCGGCTGCGGCTCGGGCGAGGAGACGTATGCCCTGGCCATCCTCCTGATGGAGGAGGGGCTGTGGGGCCGGTGCCGGCTGTATGCCTCGGACTCCAGCGAGGGGCTGCTCGCCGACGCGCGCACCGGCGCGGTGCCGCTGCCGGACGAGGAGGAGGCCCGGCACTACCTGGAGGCCGGCGGCAGGCGCGCGCTGTCGGACTACTACATGCGGGATGGGAACTGGGCGGTGTTCGCCCGCACCTTGCGCGAGGGCATCTTCTTCACCCAGCACAACCTGGCCACGGACGGCTCCTTCAACGAGTTCCAGGTGGTGGTCTGCCGCGACACGCTCCTGTCCTACAACCGCGCGCTCTCCCACCGGGTCCACCAGCGCCTGTACGAGAGCCTGTCGCGCTTCGGCTTCCTGTGCCTGGGGCGCAAGGAGTCCGTGGCGAGCACGCCCCATGCGGCGGCCTACGAGGAGATGGAAGACTCGGGCCGCGTCTTCCGGAGGGTGGCATGA
- a CDS encoding chemotaxis protein CheB produces the protein MSPLGLLVVGAPREALERVQATLAVLPARMPVPVALVLHRGRHEVLAGPLGHRCPLPVVEPDDKEALLPGRVYLAPAGYHLLVDGGFACLSREPAEHGQRPAINALFESASEAHGPGVAGLLFSGHEDGWAGLSVLREQGGRAAVTPPGDEAEGVERVAPGEVKGWLERLISGTRGKVQP, from the coding sequence ATGAGTCCCTTGGGATTGCTGGTGGTGGGCGCGCCGCGCGAGGCGCTGGAGCGGGTGCAGGCCACGCTCGCCGTGCTGCCCGCGCGCATGCCCGTGCCGGTGGCGCTGGTGCTCCACCGGGGCCGGCACGAGGTGCTCGCCGGGCCCCTGGGGCACCGCTGTCCGCTGCCCGTGGTGGAGCCGGATGACAAGGAGGCCCTGCTGCCCGGCCGGGTGTACCTGGCCCCCGCGGGCTACCACCTGCTGGTGGATGGGGGCTTTGCCTGCCTGTCTCGCGAGCCGGCCGAGCATGGCCAGCGTCCCGCCATCAACGCCCTCTTCGAGTCCGCCTCCGAGGCCCATGGGCCCGGCGTGGCGGGCCTGCTCTTCAGCGGCCACGAGGATGGGTGGGCGGGGCTCTCCGTGCTGCGCGAGCAGGGCGGCCGCGCGGCCGTCACCCCTCCGGGCGACGAGGCCGAGGGCGTGGAGCGCGTGGCGCCGGGCGAGGTGAAGGGCTGGTTGGAGCGGCTCATCTCCGGTACACGAGGGAAGGTCCAGCCATGA